The genomic segment TAAGTGTTtcaggttaagtttaggcatttacTCAGATGTTTTAAGGTTAGGGCTCAGtataggcattaactctgaaatcttaaggttaggcattaactgaatggttaaggtaagggttaaggtttgggataagcTTTAAAAGAAAAATCACAAATcaactttctatcactggatttCAACTTGCTAACTTTAGAATCTGAGGCAGCTGCTTATGGGTAaccaccatccccatccacaacacTCTAGCAAAagcaaaacctacttgaaggtaacagcgctcactgttgaccctagtggccggttttctTTTCATCTTCCGACGTCCTCagatggacgttgaatactgacttaGTACAGTAGTGGTAGTTTAGTACTTTACAGTAGAGATAGGTAGTAAGCAATGATGAAATGATTATTGGTGACACTGTATGATGGACTTcctctaatacacacacacacccatacaaacacacaaacacacacacagataaatcgTGCTCCCCCACACAATAAGTGGCAAACAGCTGGCTAACAACACCATAGATATGATTCACtgaccactcacacacacgcacacacacacgccccttTGATGACCCtgatacagtatatagtgttTCTGAAGTTGTAACCTGCAGTGACAGTTTGAGAGAGGTCAATAAAGAACATAACAGCTGTTGGTGCTACAGATGCAAATATCAACTGATACACTTAACAATCTGCAATGGTGTACACTACAATACCCCTCCTTTTGTATATTGCAATGCAAGAACCTATATTGAGATCTAACTGTATGAGTCAGACCTGGTAACATTGTCCATGGAATCAATGCTCAAACAGATGCTGATTGCTCTCAGACAAACAAATCAATAACGGATGAAAGGGAATGGATTTCTTTCTGTTGTTTATGCTGCCCAACTGTTTAGACATACACATGGACGTtgacacagacatagacacacacacacacacactttatcacCCACATATAAACACAAATGCTGTGAACCACACAGAATACACCTCTACAGCCAATAGCGGAATCAAGTGAAACAGGCAACAAACTTCTTGTTTATAAGGAGAGATTTTGGTCAATTTATAATACTATGAGGTTTATGAGAAATTGGGCAACAGCAGCACAGTGATGAATTAATTCCATTGGTCTTCCTAATGAATATATAAATGCCCTGAAGTATTTGGATGCTGGAGAAAAAGACCAAAAGTCATAATCTCCCTCCAGTTTTTGCTGTTTTTTCTGTTAAATTCAAATTAAGGCAATACTTGAATTCTGAGCCAGTTTGTATTTGTTGGGATAATACAGCAGCATTTATTATGCCATACCTGGAGGCAATTTTTTGTCAAGTGAAGGCATTTACCATCAACACATCAGGCTGAACCTCAGTCTGTAAACGTCACCATACCCAGCTGAAGAAAGGTCAGTTGTTTTAAATTTGAAAACACTATCATTGTCATAGTTAGAAGTTACATAAATGAGGATCAGTGGTAGAGACTTCATTGAACTCACCTGCACATTCATAATAATTTACTGTGGGAGTGATGAAGATGTCAGCTTAAGAAAGAGGTGAAACCGGCCTCGGAGTTAAATGGCTTTGAGCTACATTTACTCTGTTAATAGACACAGGTGTCCGTTTTATCTTCAATAACCACAGTTTTAAATGCCATTCCATTTCCCAAAAGAAATGCAATCATTTCCCTTCCGTGTGACAGGAAATAATCTATAATTACCGGGGGACATGGTGAGCACTGTGATTACTATAATTCAACTGCAGTGGTCAGAAGAATTCTGGAAAAGACAGGTTTtaatatactgaaccaaaatataaacacaacatgtaaagtgttggacccatgtttcatgagctgatataaaagattacagaaatgttccatatgcacaaaaagcttatttctctcaaatgttgtgcacaaatttgtttacaccctgttagtgagcatttctcctcggaaagataatccatccagggcctcccgagtgacgcagcggtctaaggcaatgtatcgcagtgctagaggcgtcacacagacccgggtttgatcccaggctgtgtcgcagccaaccgggagacccatgaagcggcgtacaattgtcccagcgtcatccgggctAGGGGAGGGTATGGATCTCTACCTTCGCCTGTCCCGAGTCCggacgggagttgcagcgatgggactgtaactaccaattggatataaTGAAAAGGGGTTGTAAAAGATAATacatccaactgacaggtgtggcatatcaaggcaatgatcattacacaggtgcaccttgtgctggggacaataaaaggccactctaaagtgtatagttttgtcacacaacacaatgaatcaaatgtctcaagttttgagggatcaTGCAgtaggcatgctgactgcaggaatgtccagcagagctgttgccagataattgaatgcaaatttctctaccataacattgttttagagaatttggcagtacgtcaaaCCGGCCTTACTATCAcagactacgtgtaaccacgccagcccaggacccctacatccgacttcttcacctgcgggatcgtctgagaccagccaatcggacagctgatgaaactgtgagtTTGCACaatcaaagaatttctgcacaaactgtcagaaaccgtttcagggaagctcatctgcgtgctcgtcatcctcaccagggtcttgacctgactgcagtttggcgtttcaaccgacttcagtgggcaaatgctcaccttcgatggccattggcatgctggagaagtgtgctcttcacagattaatcaTGGATACAActttaccgggcagatggcagacagtgtatggcgtcgtgtgggtgagcggtttgctaatgtcaacattttggtggcggtggggttaaggtatgggcaggcataagctacagacaatgaacacaattgcattttatcgatggcaatttgaatgcacagtgataccatgacgagatcctgaggcccattgtcatgccattcatctgccaccatcacctcatgtttcagcctgataatgcacagcccaatgtcgcaaggatctgtacacaattcatggaagctaaaaatgtcccagttcttccatgacatGCATACTCACGagacacccattgagcatgtttgagatgctctggatcaacgtgtatggcagcatgttccagttcccaccaaaaTCCAggaacttctcacagccattgaagaggagtgggacaacagtcCACAGATCACAATGAACAaaatgatcaactctatgcgaaggagatgagtctcgctgcatgaggcaaaaggTGGTCACagcagacactgactggttttctgctccacgcccctacctttttttaagatatctgtgaccaacagatgcatatctgtgtgtttggaccatcacagtttgttggtgatgtcgacaccaaggaacttgaaactctcgacccgctccactacagccctatcGATGTGAATGGAGgcgtgttcagccctcctttttctgcagtccatgatcagctcctttgttttgcacACGTTGAGGGAGACATTGTCCTGgcatctgacctcctccctataggctgtctcaagcCTACCGCTATTGTGTCaatagcaaacttaatgatggtgttggagttgtgctttgTCACGCTgtcctgggtgaacagggagtacaggaggggattatgcacgcacccttgaggggcccccgtattgaggatatgtgttgttgcctacccttaccacctgggggcggcccgtcaggaagtccaggatccagttgcagagggaggtgtttagtctcagggtccttagcttagtgatgagctttgtgggcactatggtgttgaatgctgagctgcagtcaatgaacagcattctcacataggtgttccttttgtccaggtgggaaagggcagtgtggagcgtgattgagattgcgtcatctgtagatctgttggagcggtatgcgaattggagtggctctagggtttccgggatgttggttatgatgtgagccatgaacagcctttcaaagaacttcatggctaccgacgtgagtgctacaggtcagtagtcatttaggcaggttaccttcgctttcttgggcacaaggattatggtagtctgcttgaaacatgttggtattacagactcggtcagggagaggttgaaaatatcagtgaagacacttgccagttggtccacgcgtGCTCTGAGTATATGTCCTGGTAATCTGCATGGCCTCGCagccttgtaaatgttgacctgtttaaaggtcttactcacattggctacggagagcgtgatcacacagtcatccggaatagctggtgctctcaagcatgcttcagtgttgcttgcctcaaagcgagcataaaaggcatttagctggtaggctcgcgtcactgggcagctcgcggctgggtttccctttgtagtccataatagttttcaagccctgccacatccgatgagcatcagagccggtgtagtaggattcaatcttagtcctgtattgatgctttgcctgtttgatggttcgtctgagggcatagcgggatttcccataagcatctggattagtgtcctgctccttgaaagcggcatctCTAGCCTtgagctcagtgcggatgttgcctgtaatccatggcttctgttggAATATGtaggtacagtcactgtggggacgacgtcgtcgatacacttattgatggagccggtgactgaggtggtgtactcctcaatgccatgacACTTCCGTATtaagtgagtcactggtacttcctgctttcgttttttgcttgtaagcaggaatcaggatgatagaataatggtcagatttgccaaatggagggcgagggagagctttgtatgtgtctctgtgtgtggagtataggtgttCTAGAGTGTTTTATCCTCTGGTTGTACAAACCGACATGCTGGCAGAAATGATGCAAAATGGATATaaatttgcctgcattaaagtccccggccactaggagcgccacttctggattagcattttcttgtttgcttatggccttacatagctcgttgagtgcagtcttagtgccagcatcggtttgtgaactctcttggtagatggtgtggtctacagcttatcatgggTACTCTACCTCAAGCGGGTAATAccttagacatcgcgcaccagctgttattgacaaatagatacacacacacttaccggacgtagctgttctttcctgccgatgcatggaaaacccagccaactgtatattatccgtgtcgtcgttcagccacgactctgtgaaacataagatattaccgttttttatgtcccgttggtagaataGTCTCGaccggagctcatccagtttttTCTCCAgggattgcacgttggccaatagaacgaatggtagaggtgggttacccactctccgacgaattctcacaaggcagcCCAATCTCTGCCCCTTGtacctctgtcttttcttcacgcgaatGACAAGGATTTGGGCTTGGTCTCAGAGAaacagtatatcctttgcgtcggactcattatagaagaaatcttcatccagttcaaggtgagtaatcgctgttctgctttaaagaagctcttttcggtcataagagaggGTAGCAGCAACATTTTGTAGAAAATAAGCTACAAACAATGCGGAAAAACTGACAAAATAggacagttggttaggagcccgtaaaacggcagccatcccctccggcacctatcccagtcatgtgaaatccatagattaggtcttAATGTATTTATTgctattgactgatttccttgaaCTGtaacatgaactgtaactcagtaaaaaaaatctaattgttgcatgttgcctttATTCGGTTCAGTGTAGTTTGCTTGtggcccaaatggcatcctatttacTTAATAAGGATCGTAccctttttaaaaatattttgcctaaaatgagatacccaaatctaactgcctgtagctcaggacctgaatcaaggatatgcatattcttgataccatttgaaaggaaacactttgtagtttgtggaaatgtgaaatgaatgttggagaatataacacattagatctggtaaaagataatacaaaaaaaacgtatttttttgtttttattccatcatctttaaaatgcaagagaaaggccacaatgtattattccagttaaggcgcaatttagatgttttccactagatggcagcagtgtatgtgcaaagttttacacTGATCCAATGGACCATtctatttctgttcaaaatgttgtatcaagtctgcccaaacgTGCCTAAttgatttataaatacattttcaagttcataactgtgcactctcctcaaacaaaagcatggtattctttcactgtaatagctactgtaaattggacagtgcagttatattaacaagaattgaagctttctgcccatatcaaaTATGCAAATATCCTAGGAAATTTTCTtgctacttacaacctcatgctaaagttagctcaactgtcccgcgggggagacaccgatcctgtagaggtttttaagagtgctctacttttgaccagagccctataggccctggtcaaaactagtgcagtAAATAGGGAATAAGGTTTACAGTGTTTTATAATTGCTAACAAGCGTTTACctatacttaagatactttttctAAACTCTTAACACAGCAACACACCTACAGTTCATCTCACAATTAGCCAAATAGTTAATTTTCTGCTCAAAACCACATTTTGTTAATTAAATACCAACTCTACAATTCAAAATGCAAAAAAACTTTCTCTACATACACTAACTCTATCAAAACACGGCAAACCCGACTCAATAGCTAATCATTCTGTCAAAACACCAGCACATGTTTTCTATCTAAGTGGAACATATAGTCAATCGTAGCACAACGACTTTCAAAATACTAACAGCTGATGGCATTACAAAAACTGCATTACTTTTCATGTTTCAGTTCTACCTACATACAATAGGCAATATGAAATCCATTGTTTTTATAATTCACTTTCCTTTTACTGTTAACCACTACATTTTTTTGGTCGAATGTGTGCATTTTTGGCAACATACTATCTAAAAGTGAAAGAGTCATCTTTACTTTATAGAatgtacagtagaaaaaaatagtAAGTGACAGAATTGCTGCAGTAAAAGCTTTATTAGCAACATGAAATTGCTACCAGTGATCAACAAAAAATCCAACATACATGGCCTTTGGTTccaaatgtgtaaaaataaaacacGACCATAGTAAAAAAAAAGGCGTGGAAGGGGAAAAAACATGCACAGtcctgttctaatctatacgatCTTCAGCATTTGGCCACATGTTCTCTtccacatcacatcttatgtcatctCTCACTATGCACCTTGGATAGAAACGCTTGGCctgccttatccacccctggcagtcttcagctgAGATGTCTCTGCAGCCGGCATCCATTGCatccaggagggacatttgatcATGTGGCCGATGATCATACACTTTCCACCTCGAGGCAGAAAAAAATtcctcaatggggttgaggaAAGGCGAGTAGCGGGGTAGGAAAATGAAAACCATTCTTGGATGGGCTGCAAACCAGTTTGTGATTGCATGTGAATGGTGGAATGCTACATTGTCCCATGCAATCACAAATGTCCTCATGTTTTCTCCCACCTGTTCCCTTTCTGCTTCTGGCACCAGTTGTTGGTGGAGGTCATCTAAACACAAAAGAAGGCGCTCAGTGTTGTAGGGACCAATCTGACATTTCTGCAGGCCAAACCAGCACTCGAGATTCTAGCACACATTGTTATATTTGCTCCTCTCTGACCCGGCATATCAATGGTGACCCTTTTCCCAATGACGTTTCTTCCCCGACAATGTGTTTTTGCCAGGTTAAACCCTGCCTCGTCTACATAAATTATTTCATGTGGGGCCTGATTAGCCTCCAACTCCATGACTCTCTGAAAGAAATCAAACACAGTATGTGTAAATGTTTTTCAgtatgtcctactgtatgtactgtaacccatgtttacatgtagagtagcatagtgtaaaACTCACTACAGAACAAGACTTTTTGGACAGACACCATACCTGGACGTATTGCTGCCAGAGTTCCTTGACCCGCTcactgtacatcactggggccaagcttcctgccatccaggacctctataccaggcggtgtcagaggaaagccctaaaaattgttgaagactccagccaccctagtcatagactgttctctctgctactgcacggcaagtggtactggagcaccaagtctaggtccaagagacttccaaacagcttctacccccaagccataagactcctgaacatctaatcaaatggctacccagactattcctgtagtccatgatcagcttctttgtcttgctcacattgagagagaggttgttgtcctggcaccacactgccagttctctgacctactccctataggccgtcgcattgctgttggtgatcaggcctaccactgttgtgttgtcagcaaacttaatgatggtgttggagtcatgtttggccacgcagtcgtgggtgaacagggaatataggaggggactaagtacacacctctgtggggccccagtgttaaggatcagcgtggcagacgtgttgttgcctactcttaccacctgggggcggcctgtcaggaagtctaggatccagttgcagagggaggtgtaaagtcccagagtccttagcttagtgatgagcttcgtgggcactatggcgttgaacgctgagctgtagtcaatgaacagcattctcatataggtgttccttttgtccaggagagacagggcagtgtggagtgcgattgagattgcgtcatatgTGGCTCTGTTGCGGCGGTATGCGAATTTGTGTTGATGTGAtgctgttgatgttgatgtgagccatgaacagcctttcaaagcacttcatggttaccgacatgagtgccaaggggcggtaatcatttaggcaggttaccttcgcttccttgggcacagggactatggtggtctgcttgaaacatgtatgtattacagactcggtcagggagaggatgaaaatgtcactgaagacacttgacagttggtccgcgcatgctttgagtacacatcctcgtaatccgtctggctcagtggctttgtgaatgttgacctgtttaaaggttttgttcacatcggctaccgagagcgttatcacacagtcatccagaacagctggtgctcttgtacATGCTTCagcgttgcttgcctcaaagtgagcatgaaaggcatttagctcgtctggtaggctcgcatcactgggcagctcgcgtctgggtttcctgATTTAAGTTGGCCTTATAGAGATGGTTGAGAGcccgtcttagtgccagcttcgctttgtggtggtaaatagatggctccGAATAATACAggtgagaactctcttggtagatagtgtggtcgacagcttatcataaggtactctacctaaGGCGatcaatacctcgagacttctttaatattagacatcgcgcaccagctgacaaaaagacacaccccTTGttttaccagaggtagcgtctctgttctgccggtgcatggaaaatcccgccagctctatattgtccattTCTTCATTCAGCCATGTCTAGATGAAACATAAGATGTcaccgtttttaatgtcccgttggtaggataatcttaatagtaggtcatcaattttattttccaacgattgcacgttagcaaggagaatagaaggcattgggagtttgcttgctcgcctccggattctcagaaggatccctgatctgcgtccccttttccgccgtattttcttcacgcaaaaggtgTAGATCTGCGCCTGTTCCAGAGAAAGCAGAATGTCCTTCTCGTCAccctcgttaaaggaaaaagtttatttcagtccgtggtgagtaatcgcttttctgatgtccagaagttattttaggtcataagagacagtagcagcaacattatgtacacaataaataaaaaaataagttacacaaaattAAAAAACATTGGTTGGAAGAATGTAAAACGTGAGCCATGTTCTTTGGCGCCATCTAGcttgtcggatctagaagcataagcattttgcaacactcgcaataacatgtgctaaccatgtgtatgtgacaacaacatggtagcaacacaacatggtagcagcacaaaacatggtacaaacattattggttacagacaacagcacaaagggcaagaaggtagagcagtTAGCGGTTATTATATAAAGGTTTGGTTTGGAAACATTTTCTCGCCTGGTCACAGAGcgttaaaaaaaaagttaaaaagaAGAAAAACTCGTAGGAGGTGAAAGCTATTTGAACTCCCAGAGTTGTGACATTATTCCATAACAGCGAGATGTGGGAAGAAGAAATGAATGCCCGTTGCAAAATGCTCGCTAATGGCTGACAGGTTCAGGGGTTGTTTTTACGACTGTGTAATTATAAACTTCAACACTACCCTGGTCTGCGGCCAACACACACAGTGACCCATGCAGACGTTGCATTTTTAGAAGATGTAAATTGGTCCTTTTCTATTGAATAGAATATGAATATGATTATCACCAGACTTTAGCTTCAAAGAGGGATTTATGAGAGCATcactgatgagtgtgtgtgtgtgtgtgtgtgtgtgtgtgtgtgtgtgtctgtctgtctgtctgtctgtctgtctgtctgtctgtctgtctgtctgtctgtctgtctgtctgtctgtctgtctgtgtgtgcatctgtgcgtCCATTTGTGCATGGGTGTTCGTGCGTGTGTGAtcatatgtgtgtgtttacttttCCATATGGCTCCAGTAAAAACTGTGGAAGTGGAAGAAGCCTTTGTTTCCAGTGACAGTTTGTCTTGGCCGTAGGGAAGAGTGGACAGGACAATGAACAAAAAGAAGAGCTAAGCTCTCCTTATGTCAGAAGCACATCTTGGTTATTTTAGGCTCCAACCTTAAACAAGCAACCAAATGGACCATTAAGGAGGCAATCAATGAGCTCATTGCAATGTCTCCGGAAAGAGTGAAGAAAGTCAAACTGAAAATAATTCATATTTTATTGGGAAGAAGTCTAATTAACAAACACACTAGGTTGACAGGTTCTCTCTTGAGTatataattgttatacatttctTAACTCTGGTGCCAGATACTGGACTAATTTAACTCCTGtagtcatcctctcctctccttgtcaCACCTTGCCCCTCCTCTTCTGTCcgctcctcccttcccctctcctccattcccctaaccctcctctcctctgtcatcctGTGACCTTGACTAGTCTGGCCACGAGGCGcttcaccctctccactgacCACTTCCTGAAAGCATCAGCTTTAGCATCAACTAGATTTGGCAACAGGGagcaagagaggaagagagaaagtgaaagggCAGAAACCCAGGTGAGTTGAGCTCTCTGGGGGCAGTCGGCAGTAGGAGTTATGACAGAGAGAGTTGGTGGAGCGCTTCAGTGTTAATGCCTTCCATTATGTTTCTGGGCTTGGCTGCAGCGTCAACCGCAGCTCCTAAGTGATTGGCTTTCTGCTTGGCGGAGTAAGAAGGCGGGCGCCGCTCGTCGCAGGTTAGAATCAGACCCTCGCTCTGTTGTTCTAACAGCTGTTAAAAGGGAGAGTGAAGAATGACAGCTCCTACCTCTTTGGCCAGGTGTACTACATCACCCACTAACCCAGTCTCTCGCCCGGCCACCCTTCCTCTCAGCCAccatgcctccctgcctcccagccACCCTGCCTCTCAGCCACTCTGCCTCTCAGCCACCCTGACTCCCTGCCTCCCAGCCACCCTGCCTCCCAGCCACCCTGCCTGCCAGCCACCCTGCCTGCCAGCCACCCTGCCTCTCAGCCCTCCTGCCTCTCAGCCACCATGCCTCCCTGCCTCCAAGCCACCCTGCCTCCAAACCACCCTGCCAGCCTGCCTCTCAGCCACCCTGCCTCCCAGCCACCCTGCCTCCCAGCCACCCTGCCCCTCTGCCTCTCAGCCATCCTGCCTCCCAGCCACCCTGCACCCagccatcctgtctccctgcctcccagcctcccagcctcccagctaCCCTGCCTCCCAGCCACCCTGCCTCCCAGCCACCCTGCCAGCCTGCCTCTCAGTCACCCTGCCTCCCAGccaccctgcctccctgcctcaccAGCCACCCTGTCAGCttccctcccagcctcccagccacCCTGCCTCCCAGCATCCAAGCCAGCCTTCCTCCCAGCCACCCTGCCTCCATGCCTCACAGAAGCCCAGCCACCCTGACTTCCCAGCCACCCTGCCACCCAGCATCCCAGCCACCCTTCCTCCCACCCACCCTGCCTCCCAGCCATCCTGCCTCTAAGCCACCCTGCATCTCAGCCAccatgcctccctgcctcccagccACCCTGCCTCCAAGCCACCCTGCCAGCCTGCCTTTCAGCCACCCTGCCCCCAGCCACCCTGCCTGCCAGCCACCCTGCCTGCCAGCCACCCTGCCTCTCAGCCCCCCTGCCTCTCAGCCACCATGCCTCCCTGCCTCCAAGCCACTCTGCCTCCAAGCCACCCTGCCAGCCTGCCTCTCAGCCACCCTGCCTCCCAGCCACCCTGCCTCCCAGCCACCCTGCCCCTCTGCCTCTCAGCCATCCTGCCTCCCAGCCACCCTGCACCCAGCCatcctgcctccctgcctcccagcctcccagctaCCCTGCCTCCCAGCCACCCTGCCTCCCAGCCACCCTGCCAGCCTGCCTCTCAGTCACCCTGCCTCCCAGccaccctgcctccctgcctcccagcgACCCTGCCTCCCAGCCACCCTGCCAGcctgcctcccagcctcccagccacCCTGCCTCCCAGCATCCAAGCCAGCCTTCCTCCCAGCCACCCTGCCTCCATGCCTCACAGAAGCCCAGCCACCCTGACTTCCCAGCCACCTTCCACCCAGCATCCCAGCCACCCTTCCTCCCACCCACCCTGCCTCCCAGCCACCCTGCCTCTAAGCCACCTTGCGTCTCAGCCAccatgcctccctgcctcccagcgACCCTGCCTCCAAGCCACCCTGCCAGCCTGCCTTTCAGCCACCCTGCCTCCCAGCCACCCTGCCCCTCTGCCTCCCAGCCACCCTGCCTCCCAGCCTTTCAGCCACCCTGCCTCCCAGCATCCAAGCTAGCCTGCCTCCCAGCCACCCTGCCACCATGCCTCACAGAATCCCAGCATCCCAGCCACCCAGCCGCCCTGACTCCCAGTCACCCTGCCACCCTGCCTCCCAGTCTCCCTGCCTCCCAGCCTCCATGTCTCCCAGCCACCCTGCCTCCCAGCCACCCTACCACCATGCCACCCTGCCACCCTTCCTCCCAGCCAACCTGCCTCCCAGCCACGCTTCCTCCCAGCCACCAGCCACCCTTC from the Salmo trutta chromosome 36, fSalTru1.1, whole genome shotgun sequence genome contains:
- the LOC115175437 gene encoding proline-rich protein 36-like, with protein sequence MTAPTSLARCTTSPTNPVSRPATLPLSHHASLPPSHPASQPLCLSATLTPCLPATLPPSHPACQPPCLPATLPLSPPASQPPCLPASKPPCLQTTLPACLSATLPPSHPASQPPCPSASQPSCLPATLHPAILSPCLPASQPPSYPASQPPCLPATLPACLSVTLPPSHPASLPHQPPSILPLSHPASQPPCLPASQPPCLQATLPACLSATLPPATLPASHPACQPPCLSAPLPLSHHASLPPSHSASKPPCQPASQPPCLPATLPPSHPAPLPLSHPASQPPCTQPSCLPASQPPSYPASQPPCLPATLPACLSVTLPPSHPASLPPSDPASQPPCQPASQPPSHPASQHPSQPSSQPPCLHASQKPSHPDFPATFHPASQPPFLPPTLPPSHPASKPPCVSATMPPCLPATLPPSHPASLPFSHPASQPPCPSASQPPCLPAFQPPCLPASKLACLPATLPPCLTESQHPSHPAALTPSHPATLPPSLPASQPPCLPATLPPSHPTTMPPCHPSSQPTCLPATLPPSHQPPFLPATLPPCLPATLPAGLSATLPPSHPAYLPPSHPASQPPCQPASQPRCLPATLPACLSVTLPPSHPTSLPPSHPASQPPCLPASKPACLPATLPPCLTETQPPSHPDFPATLPPCHPASQPPFLPATLPPCIPATLPPSHPAPLHPSHPTPLPPATLPPSHRPEDADQNDDPRDQQERTPLQRGGKPVNLAETQEHGDLERRRQSIPDFTPFLARSAPAAGRQPKGRSRGSGADRSPLPMCRNLSPAWTREPERPAEAGEPDDPTEARKPDEPVDAGEPGNLAEA